One genomic window of Medicago truncatula cultivar Jemalong A17 chromosome 1, MtrunA17r5.0-ANR, whole genome shotgun sequence includes the following:
- the LOC11424671 gene encoding E3 ubiquitin-protein ligase RING1 yields MSSGGDGGGGKFFFCHVCSRRVTCTDDDSEPFCPICFQGFLEECEQPEPNPNPNVIFRFNHHQDHSSDSDSEFPFHPFALLPLLLNSASVSRTRPDSDSFDPFAFLQNHLNGLHADGANIQFEINNPSESEPGFRVPSNLGDYFLGAGFEQLIQQLAENDPNRYGTPPASKEAVKNLPTVTVDDALLSSELNQCAVCQDEFEKGMQVKQMPCKHVYHDDCLLPWLELHNSCPVCRHELPTDDADYENRGRDDNSGDGLRSVVGGNSTGGGGSGGGGGNRPVHRTFRISLRYPFGSGDSAQDSGERGFGNRQEDLD; encoded by the coding sequence ATGTCTTCTGGCGGCGACGGCGGTGGAGGTAAGTTTTTTTTCTGCCACGTATGCAGTCGGAGAGTTACCTGCACCGACGATGATTCCGAACCTTTCTGCCCAATTTGCTTCCAAGGTTTTCTCGAAGAATGTGAACAACCCGAacctaaccctaaccctaacgTGATTTTCCGCTTCAACCATCATCAAGATCATTCCTCCGATTCAGATTCCGAATTCCCATTCCATCCCTTCGCTCTTCTCCCATTACTCCTTAATTCTGCTTCCGTTTCCCGGACCCGACCCGATTCCGACAGTTTCGACCCATTCGCTTTCCTTCAGAATCATCTCAACGGCCTTCACGCCGACGGTGCAAACATTCAATTCGAGATCAATAATCCTTCTGAATCCGAACCTGGGTTTCGTGTTCCCTCTAACCTTGGCGATTACTTCCTCGGTGCTGGCTTCGAGCAATTGATTCAGCAGCTCGCAGAGAATGATCCTAACCGTTACGGAACACCGCCGGCATCGAAAGAGGCTGTTAAGAATCTTCCAACGGTAACTGTTGATGATGCGTTGTTGAGCTCGGAGTTGAATCAATGTGCTGTTTGTCAGGATGAGTTTGAGAAAGGTATGCAGGTGAAGCAAATGCCTTGTAAGCATGTTTATCATGATGATTGCTTGCTTCCATGGCTTGAATTGCATAACTCTTGCCCTGTTTGTCGACATGAATTGCCTACTGATGATGCTGATTATGAGAACCGGGGTAGGGATGATAACAGTGGTGATGGGTTGAGGTCTGTTGTTGGTGGTAACAGTACTGGTGGTGGTGGtagtggtggtggaggaggaaATAGGCCTGTCCACAGGACTTTCAGAATATCTCTGCGGTATCCTTTTGGTTCAGGCGACTCTGCTCAAGACTCTGGTGAAAGGGGATTTGGAAATAGGCAAGAAGATTTGGATTGA